One region of Wyeomyia smithii strain HCP4-BCI-WySm-NY-G18 chromosome 3, ASM2978416v1, whole genome shotgun sequence genomic DNA includes:
- the LOC129727283 gene encoding peptidyl-prolyl cis-trans isomerase E, protein MASDKRTVYVGGLSDEVTEKLINDAFIPFGDLVDIQMPVDYESQKHRGFAFIEFESAEDAAAAVDNMNDSELCGRTIRVNVAKPQRIKEGSNKPVWAEDSWLQQHAGATLNNQNEGEDNETLNDVQPKEPKAPEEKKRNPQVYFDIRIGTNDVGRVIMSLRADIVPKTAENFRALCTGEQGFGYKGSTFHRIIPEFMCQGGDFTANNGTGGKSIYGKKFADENFILKHTGFGVLSMANSGPNTNGSQFFICTEKTDWLDGKHVVFGNVISGADVVRKMERCGSKAGKVSQKVMIVACGELKG, encoded by the exons ATGGCGAGTGACAAACGTACAGTTTACGTTGGTGGCCTCTCGGATGAGGTTACTGAGAAGCTAATAAACGACGCCTTCATTCCGTTTGGAGATCTGGTAGACATACAGATGCCTGTGGACTACGAATCGCAAAAACATCGAGGTTTCGCGTTCATTGAGTTTGAAAGTGCCGAAGATGCGGCTGCAGCTGTAGACAACATGAACGATTCCGAATTGTGCGGACGGACGATTCGCGTGAATGTCGCGAAACCACAACGCATTAAAGAAGGCAGCAACAAACCGGTTTGGGCTGAGGACTCTTGGTTGCAGCAGCATGCTGGTGCTACGCTTAACAATCAGAACGAGGGCGAGGACAATGAAACACTAAACGACGTCCAGCCAAAGGAACCGAAAGCACCGGAGGAGAAAAAACGTAATCCACAGGTGTACTTTGATATTCGAATAGGTACCAATGATGTGGGTAGAGTGATCATGTCCCTTCGGGCAGATATTGTTCCGAAGACGGCAGAAAATTTTCGTGCTCTGTGCACTGGAGAGCAGGGTTTTGGATACAAGGGTTCCACGTTTCATCGCATTATTCCAGAGTTT atgtgCCAAGGAGGAGATTTTACCGCGAACAACGGAACGGGTGGAAAATCCATTTACGGAAAAAAGTTTGCCGATGAAAACTTCATTCTTAAACACACGGGTTTCGGCGTTCTTTCGATGGCGAATTCCGGCCCTAACACTAACGGCTCGCAATTCTTCATCTGCACTGAAAA AACTGATTGGTTGGACGGAAAACACGTCGTGTTTGGGAATGTAATCAGTGGAGCCGACGTGGTGCGAAAAATGGAACGTTGCGGTTCTAAGGCTGGCAAAGTGAGTCAGAAAGTAATGATCGTGGCCTGCGGGGAATTGAAGGGATAA
- the LOC129727280 gene encoding coiled-coil and C2 domain-containing protein 2A, with product MSDPKLKSPRKRRSRGRQGRRQSVQPKTDKRVLAQSNSVLTAEPEPTIPRKPKPQLNPDYIREEQEIKTSLQRLTTSETTTVNDYDREVSFFVAAVPEKFYDALDHCDSENMQEPEVPHEKSPSIQSAGNAHDSPTHLASSYIQTEEDDVIERYQMLKLTSDDSKLLYIPAKTLPLARANLEKITIDSNDDILQGKTASKPNLDEANKSRLINRLIEEEQEEWFDACGDLIDLQNFVVGKRVKSVCSKKFVPYYVDLLPIGKSTEQLPAERTIKVLIDKLRFESHPSFDEVVKMRLRLEQLYKQYYTNKLLRVVPKLRKKLDAMRLAMADDGGESSLSLMLQRRELRKQIYQEAKVKLQLEKEIVEIWTKLKDNKTDRGYKLIITNEEVEQNEADTRLKQQLALDMEERLQEEQEIYNKEKQDYKTYLRDLEQNQDEGQVIAVHKPKKPDQARLKQDLEKSFAESFRNAEEPAIDLLLLKNPDDIEGSKINKDMLFKVKFYIDNCHVASTKALPFQNNFLVDFNTSFSIKLTTKIPSAMKIELYEKNRLRVKLKLFELQIPIPSSSDLFETVNTVSYDFSSGNLFKNNESRTGKIDIKVGWLEQLNSGAPSPSKRQNIPKHAQLSKDLIEKWLDEQTFDPNNSEAEQIIETLEKHHAEDDAEGHKDDRQEKDEPFVFNEDLLAFCSEEEINNNERLNMLSQRFNNNLKYKNIKFIPQIEREIEIPEETKIIDETLGTDPIDLQRHRGKKYLKKVYDTITNHCAVINHDKVNDNLLVGEQIPTFGSLSLAFFEIFGPRRPLKPARRSPLSRASIRVSDVNQFKVIVTVVRAFGIPTRLDDQPSASAGRRNSNLSATKFSTRSSNVRPYITISIKDKLLRTSTGDGTNPTWNERLAIPLDATGDQIRRYLNVDLYDEFMEDLLEDDRARPTEVYQRISSKWLGQLRIPISTIYLNQRIEGTFEIKTPLILFGYSRSSDDSPEYTSMLIGSTMPDLRELTHISLFINLEPNVEIPCFDTNQLECVELEQTKTRIYLWYEEYRNEFPQRAKLPLVTLLSGKRVCVTRLLGPITVPFCIDENVERMIRRYVSLIPIHYNTDACSQLGGVWLTNREIMNVMCASPKDLGVLLACFYTSLEYEVYLVLGHSLLAGDCTFVLLREGGEFFLVDPTNGKRYNSTDTYCPLSKIYYIVNQDNVWGNIQKENRVFLTQLDVNRSAYWRPLFNRSHEAPTGCVHDGNFLYKTALSVSDLQRTIERKIMKKVGVWRTHRKTIWNRYISEQLHHALPSLELDTCLETNTDRHLESFDQLFAPYKVNGFPINLPYTNLSTVVAHVKSTGIHLNSDNKVEFALGLYIKDYPSNIYSVWILLLSLTPRI from the exons ATGAGTGATCCCAAGCTTAAATCTCCGCGGAAACGACGTTCACGCGGTCGCCAGGGAAGGCGGCAATCAGTACAGCCAAAAACCGACAAACGTGTACTTGCGCAATCAAATAGTGTATTAACGGCGGAGCCCGAGCCTACCATCCCACGGAAACCCAAACCACAGCTGAATCCCGATTACATTCGTGAAGAGCAGGAGATTAAAACATCATTGCAACGACTTACGACGTCCGAAACAACAACCGTAAACGACTACGATCGAGAAGTTTCATTTTTCGTCGCTGCTGTGCCAGAAAAATTTTACGATGCTCTGGATCATTGCGATAGTGAAAACATGCAAGAGCCAGAGGTTCCGCATGAAAAGTCACCCTCGATTCAGTCCGCGGGCAACGCGCACGATTCGCCGACGCATTTGGCCTCCTCCTACATTCAGACCGAAGAGGACGATGTTATAGAACGATACCAGATGCTGAAACTAACGTCAGACGATTCAAAACTACTGTATATTCCGGCGAAAACTTTACCCCTTGCAAGAGCCAATCTCGAAAAAATTACCATCGATTCAAATGATGATATCCTTCAAGGAAAAACGGCGAGCAAACCAAACCTTGACGAAGCTAACAAGTCCcgattgattaatcgtttaatAGAGGAAGAGCAAGAGGAATGGTTTGACGCCTGTGGCGATTTGATTGATCTACAAAATTTCGTCGTTGGTAAACGGGTGAAGAGTGTATGTAGCAAAAAATTTGTTCCCTACTACGTTGACCTGCTACCGATCGGAAAAAGCACAGAGCAGCTTCCAGCGGAACGGACCATAAAGGTGCTGATTGATAAATTGAGATTCGAGAGCCACCCCTCTTTTGATGAAGTCGTGAAAATGCGATTGCGTTTAGAGCAGCTTTACAAACAGTACTACACTAACAAGCTTCTGAGGGTAGTACCTAAGTTGAGGAAGAAATTAGATGCAATGAGACTTGCAATGGCTGACGATGGTGGTGAGTCCAGTTTGTCTTTGATGTTGCAGCGACGTGAACTGAGGAAGCAAATTTACCAAGAAGCAAAGGTGAAGCTCCAGCTTGAGAAGGAAATCGTAGAAATTTGGACAAAATTGAAA GACAACAAAACTGACCGTGGCTATAAACTGATCATCACTAATGAAGAGGTAGAGCAGAATGAGGCTGACACTCGATTGAAGCAGCAGCTCGCACTCGATATGGAAGAAAGGCTCCAGGAAGAACAAGAAATTTACAATAAAGAGAAGCAGGACTACAAAACATACCTACGAGACCTAGAACAAAACCAGGATGAGGGCCAAGTGATAGCTGTCCACAAACCTAAGAAACCTGATCAAGCACGACTGAAGCAAGATTTAGAAAAATCATTTGCTGAATCTTTTCGAAACGCAGAAGAACCTGCAATCGATTTGCTGCTGCTCAAAAATCCTGATGACATAGAAGGATCCAAAATAAACAAAGATATGCTATTCAAGGTGAAATTCTACATTGATAACTGTCACGTTGCATCGACAAAAGCTCTTCCCTTCCAAAATAACTTCTTAGTAGATTTTAACACTTCATTTTCAATCAAACTGACTACGAAAATCCCATCAGCAATGAAAATCGAGTTATACGAAAAGAACCGTCTCCGGGTCAAACTGAAACTATTCGAACTTCAAATTCCAATTCCTAGCTCATCCGATCTGTTCGAAACGGTAAACACTGTATCGTATGACTTTTCATCGGGAAACCTGTTTAAAAAtaacgaaagccgaactggcaAAATTGATATAAAAGTCGGCTGGCTAGAACAGCTCAATTCAGGAGCTCCAAGTCCttcgaaaagacaaaacattCCAAAACATGCTCAACTTTCGAAAGACCTCATTGAAAAATGGCTTGACGAACAGACATTTGATCCCAACAATTCCGAAGCGGAGCAAATAATAGAGACGTTGGAAAAACATCACGCTGAAGATGACGCGGAAGGTCATAAAGATGATCGCCAGGAAAAAGACGAGCCGTTTGTTTTCAACGAAGATCTTCTAGCGTTCTGCTCGGAAGAGGAGATCAACAACAATGAACGCTTGAACATGCTGAGTCAACGATTCAACAACAACCTCAAATACAAGAATATCAAATTCATCCCGCAAATCGAACGGGAAATCGAGATCCCCGAGGAAACGAAAATAATCGACGAAACCCTCGGTACCGATCCGATCGATTTGCAGAGACATCGGGGTAAAAAGTATCTCAAAAAGGTTTACGATACAATCACCAACCACTGTGCGGTGATCAATCATGACAAGGTTAACGATAATCTACTAGTCGGGGAACAGATCCCGACTTTTGGATCTCTTAGTTTGGCATTTTTCGAAATCTTTGGTCCACGAAGACCACTCAAACCCGCCCGACGGTCTCCGCTTAGCAGAGCTTCAATTCGGGTGTCCGACGTTAATCAGTTTAAAGTTATTGTTACCGTAGTGAGAGCTTTTGGAATACCTACCCGCTTGGACGATCAACCAAGTGCTTCAGCTGGACGCAGGAATAGTAATCTATCCGCAACCAAATTTT CGACCCGCTCATCGAACGTCCGTCCCTATATAACAATATCCATCAAGGACAAACTGCTGCGAACCTCCACGGGAGATGGAACAAATCCCACGTGGAACGAGCGATTAGCGATTCCGTTGGACGCCACGGGCGATCAGATCCGCCGATATCTGAACGTGGATCTGTACGATGAGTTCATGGAAGATCTACTGGAGGACGATAGAGCTCGGCCAACCGAAGTCTATCAGAGAATTTCGAGTAAATGGCTGGGGCAGCTCAGGATACCGATAAGTACAATTTACCTTAACCAAAGA ATTGAAGGCACCTTTGAAATCAAAACTCCCTTGATTCTTTTTGGTTACTCGAGGAGCAGTGACGACTCGCCGGAGTATACGTCGATGCTAATCGGATCTACCATGCCGGATTTACGCGAACTCACCCACATTTCCTTATTCATTAACCTGGAACCGAATGTGGAAATTCCCTGCTTTGACACAAACCAGCTCGAGTGTGTGGAATTGGAGCAAACCAAGACGCGGATTTATTTGTGGTATGAAGAGTACCGGAATGAATTTCCGCAAAGAGCAAAGTTACCGTTAGTAACGCTACTCAGTGGAAAGCGTGTTTGCGTCACGAGGTTACTGGGTCCTATCACCGTACCCTTTTGTATCGACGAGAACGTAGAACGAATGATAAGGCGATACGTTTCGCTTATTCCAATCCACTACAACACAGACGCATGTTCGCAACTGGGGGGAGTTTGGCTAACCAACAGA GAAATAATGAATGTAATGTGTGCTTCACCAAAAGATTTAGGAGTTCTATTGGCGTGTTTCTACACCAGTTTAGAATACGAGGTTTATCTTGTTCTAGGACACAGTCTGCTGGCAGGCGACTGTACATTTGTCTTACTTCGTGAAGGCGGTGAGTTTTTCCTGGTAGACCCAACAAACGGTAAACGATACAACAGCACCGACACCTACTGTCCACTAAGTAAAATTTACTACATCGTCAATCAAGACAACGTGTGGGGAAATATCCAAAAAGAAAATCGAGTCTTTCTAACGCAGCTGGATGTTAATCGATCGGCTTACTGGAGACCACTTTTCAATAGATCCCACGAAGCTCCTACAGGGTGTGTTCACGATGGCAACTTTTTATACAAAACAGCTCTCAGTGTTTCGGACTTACAGCGAACTATTGAAAGGAAGATTATGAAAAAGGTTGGAGTCTGGCGGACTCATCGGAAAACAATTTGGAATCG TTACATCAGCGAGCAACTTCACCATGCTTTGCCCAGTTTAGAATTGGACACTTGCCTCGAAACCAATACAGATCGTCATCTAGAATCATTTGACCAATTGTTTGCGCCGTACAAAGTGAATGGATTTCCGATAAATCTTCCTTACACCAATTTATCCACAGTCGTGGCACACGTGAAAAGCACAGGAATTCATCTTAACTCTGACAACAAGGTAGAATTTGCGCTTGGTTTGTACATTAAGGATTACCCCAGTAATATCTATTCGGTGTGGATTCTTCTCCTCTCTCTAACGCCTAGGATTTAG